From a single Apium graveolens cultivar Ventura chromosome 2, ASM990537v1, whole genome shotgun sequence genomic region:
- the LOC141708066 gene encoding LRR repeats and ubiquitin-like domain-containing protein At2g30105, translated as MEKDESSGNEEKVMKLTVKFSGRSIPLNLSLDSTIKDLKFLLQPLTNVLPRGQKLIFSGKVLEDEKTLRLSDLKNGSKIMLIASQGLHQGDGPIKKEATEVPMSRRRPESNTDRKPMAVQKNQFQRWMATGVLGLSESGLKIIPQEVWNCGDSARILDLSHNSILEVPCTIIHLTSLQKLILNDNNISDDQLSWESLAQLKSLTALSLSHNQLKSLPSTLGLLTGLTHLHVANNELTCLPSEIGFLTNLQVLKANNNRIITLPSSIGSCVSLFEVDLSSNLLVDLPETISKLQNLKALYLNHNGLKCLPTTLLKLCTRLSTLELHGTEITMDLLRQFEGWDSFDERRRLKVQKQLDSRAGNSAAFDEGADKS; from the exons ATGGAGAAAGATGAATCAAGCGGTAATGAAGAAAAAGTGATGAAACTAACAGTCAAGTTTAGTGGAAGATCCATCCCCCTCAATCTTTCTTTAGATTCCACCATTAAAGACCTCAAGTTTCTTCTTCAACCCCTCACCAATGTTCTCCCTCGTGGCCAGAAACTCATCTTCTCCG GGAAAGTCTTGGAAGATGAAAAAACTTTGAGATTGTCAGACCTTAAAAATGGCTCCAAGATTATGCTCATTGCCTCTCAGGGTTTACATCAAGGG GATGGTCCAATTAAGAAGGAAGCTACAGAAGTACCTATGTCTCGGAGAAGACCGGAAAGTAATACAGATAGGAAGCCTATGGCTGTTCAGAAGAATCAGTTTCAACGTTGGATGGCAACTGGGGTTTTAGGATTGTCGGAAAGCGGCCTTAAG ATCATACCTCAAGAAGTCTGGAATTGTGGAGACTCTGCAAGAATTCTTGATCTCAGCCACAACTCTATTCTAGAAGTACCATGTACTATCATTCATCTGACTTCATTGCAA AAACTGATCCTAAATGACAACAACATATCTGATGATCAACTAAGCTGGGAATCATTAGCTCAATTAAAGTCTTTAACTGCATTGTCATTAAGCCATAATCA GTTGAAAAGCTTGCCATCTACATTGGGTCTTTTAACAGGCTTAACTCATCTTCATGTAGCAAACAATGAGTTGACTTGCCTCCCCAGTGAAATAGGATTTTTAACTAATCTTCAGGTTCTGAAAGCCAACAATAATAG AATTATTACTCTTCCATCAAGTATAGGAAGCTGCGTTTCTCTCTTTGAG GTTGATCTTTCATCAAATTTGCTTGTGGACTTGCCAGAGACAATTAGCAAACTACAGAATCTGAAG GCTTTGTATCTAAACCACAATGGGTTGAAGTGTCTTCCTACTACGTTGCTGAAACTGTGCACTCGGCTGTCAACTCTGGAGCTACATGGCACTGAAATAACAATGGATCTTCTCCGCCAG TTTGAAGGTTGGGACAGTTTTGATGAGCGACGCCGTCTGAAAGTTCAGAAGCAACTGGATTCTCGAGCTGGAAACTCTGCTGCTTTTGATGAAGGAGCTGATAAAAGTTGA